TCCCGCCCATATCAAGGAAACATCCTAAGGCCGGTTCTGCTATTTTGATGGCCTATCCAATTGCCGCAATAATTCCCAGGTCTGCTGGGCCGCAGATGCGTCCAGGATATTAATGGCAAAACCCACGTGGACCAGGACATAATTGCCCACCTGAGCCTGTGGTACACAGGCCAGGCTGACCTCTTTGACCAGGCCGCCGAAACTCACCCGGGCCGTGCGGGAGAGCGGCTCCTCTCCCTGGATGCTCAAAATTTCCCCCGGAATCGCCAGACACATCGTATTCTACCCTTGCGATAATATTCTCTGTGCCGCCATGATCTGCCCGACTGCCAGCCCGCCATCATTGGGCGGGATTAAGCGGGGCCAGTAGGGTTGAAAACCCGCGGTTTCCAAGCTTTCCACTGCTTTCTCAGTAAGGTAACGGTTCTGGAAGCAGCCGCCGCTGAGTACTACCCGGTGATAGGGAAATCGTTTCGCCACCGCCAGGATGACTTCGACCAGGGTATAATGGAAACGGGCGGCGATCAGATTTACGGTCTGATTTTGGTCGAGGTCCGCCAGAATACCTAGGACCAGGGGTTCCCAATCAATGGTCAGGAGAGCACTAT
Above is a genomic segment from Deltaproteobacteria bacterium containing:
- a CDS encoding HypC/HybG/HupF family hydrogenase formation chaperone, whose product is MCLAIPGEILSIQGEEPLSRTARVSFGGLVKEVSLACVPQAQVGNYVLVHVGFAINILDASAAQQTWELLRQLDRPSK